Proteins encoded within one genomic window of Nitrospina gracilis 3/211:
- a CDS encoding rod-binding protein, giving the protein MDFIPMQAQTNPLGPNPADKAKRLGDQVQTLNPARALTQSFSQTLAQVKQAGESQKTPGGKQESEKLMEVSRQFEGLLIHQMLKAMRETVNKTGLMDGFANQQYEAVLDEELSKEVVKNQSIGMAQTIYDQMSRNLPFPVR; this is encoded by the coding sequence ATGGATTTCATTCCAATGCAGGCACAGACGAACCCCCTGGGACCCAACCCGGCCGACAAAGCCAAACGGCTTGGGGATCAGGTACAGACTCTGAACCCGGCCAGGGCGTTGACGCAATCGTTCTCACAGACGCTGGCGCAGGTGAAGCAGGCCGGCGAAAGCCAAAAGACGCCAGGCGGCAAGCAGGAATCGGAAAAACTGATGGAGGTCTCGCGGCAGTTCGAAGGACTGTTGATCCACCAGATGCTGAAAGCCATGCGTGAGACCGTCAACAAGACCGGATTGATGGACGGATTCGCCAACCAGCAGTACGAAGCGGTTCTCGATGAAGAGTTGTCCAAGGAAGTGGTCAAAAACCAGAGCATCGGGATGGCCCAAACCATATACGATCAAATGAGCCGGAACCTGCCATTCCCGGTTCGGTAG
- a CDS encoding flagellar protein FlgN codes for MKELYQALNTILEQKIELYDRLIKVFSEEWDAVTEFSRDRLMKTLEQKETLLTQVGELNQKREAILRKMAEQWNIPVEKVTLRKIAQFKNNQWSMSMILCQKRMKEQIARIKKMNEMNRRLIERSAHSMKESINVLYKADSSYTPYHADGKTDQVSLTSGLISTNI; via the coding sequence ATGAAAGAGTTATACCAGGCGCTCAATACCATACTGGAGCAGAAGATCGAGCTGTATGACCGGCTGATCAAGGTCTTCAGCGAGGAATGGGACGCGGTTACGGAATTTTCCCGCGACCGGCTTATGAAAACTTTGGAGCAGAAAGAGACCCTGCTGACACAGGTGGGTGAGTTGAATCAGAAACGGGAGGCCATTTTGCGGAAAATGGCCGAACAATGGAACATTCCCGTTGAAAAAGTAACCCTTCGAAAAATCGCCCAGTTCAAGAACAACCAATGGTCGATGTCGATGATCCTCTGCCAGAAACGCATGAAGGAACAGATTGCGCGGATCAAGAAAATGAACGAGATGAACCGCAGGCTGATCGAACGCTCCGCGCATTCGATGAAGGAGTCCATCAACGTCCTCTACAAGGCGGACTCCAGCTACACCCCATATCACGCCGACGGTAAAACGGACCAGGTTTCGCTGACCAGTGGCTTGATCAGCACCAACATCTGA